One window of the Halobacillus litoralis genome contains the following:
- the yabP gene encoding sporulation protein YabP: MEGFEKVQGNRSEQPVEHNVKIWNRRNIEISGVKEVDSFDSEEFLLQTSMGYLVIRGNNLQMKNLDLDSGVVSIKGKIYEMTYLDEHQGEKAKGLFSKLFK, from the coding sequence ATGGAAGGATTCGAGAAGGTTCAAGGGAATCGGAGTGAGCAACCGGTTGAGCATAATGTTAAGATATGGAATAGAAGAAATATAGAAATTTCAGGTGTGAAAGAAGTGGACAGCTTTGATAGTGAGGAGTTCTTGCTGCAAACATCGATGGGTTATCTTGTGATACGGGGTAATAATTTGCAGATGAAAAATCTGGATTTGGATTCAGGTGTCGTGTCAATCAAGGGGAAAATATATGAAATGACCTACTTGGACGAGCATCAAGGGGAGAAAGCTAAAGGACTATTTAGCAAGCTCTTCAAATGA
- a CDS encoding RNA-binding S4 domain-containing protein, translating to MRLDKFLKISRLIKRRTLAKEVADQGRIRINGAQSKAASNVAIGDELTIQFGQKVLTIEVKSLKENVNKNEAATLYEIKKEEPVNQN from the coding sequence ATGCGTTTGGATAAATTTCTGAAAATTTCAAGATTGATCAAGAGACGCACCCTGGCAAAAGAAGTGGCTGATCAAGGTCGTATTCGTATAAATGGAGCACAAAGCAAAGCAGCAAGTAATGTAGCTATCGGTGATGAATTGACAATTCAATTCGGACAAAAGGTTTTGACGATTGAAGTGAAATCCTTGAAAGAAAACGTGAATAAGAATGAAGCGGCAACGCTTTATGAAATAAAAAAAGAAGAACCGGTCAACCAGAATTGA
- the mazG gene encoding nucleoside triphosphate pyrophosphohydrolase — MNTIKVLGLGAADMDQLPLGVYRELIRTEAPLYVRTSKHPVIQELQNEGVAWESFDEIYEAHHQFGDVYMEIVNQLVRASQEADILYAVPGHPMLAERTVQLLIEQREAGMIKLDIQGGQSFLDATFTALEIDPVEGFQFIDATDMRREQLQYLNHTILCQVYDSMIASEVKLTLLEDLTPDYPVTIVTAAGSDQEKIMTIPLEELDRNVEIDNLTSVYIPPVEKDQLNHQFFRLREVIRILRSPEGCPWDRKQTNESLRKYMIEEAYEFIDAVNRRDDDHMVEELGDVLLQVMLHSQIGEDEGYFTVDDVIISITEKMIRRHPHVFGETNVENADEVITNWDAIKQQEKGGQPLSILSSVPESFPALLQAEELQKKAAKVGFDWNTVDPVLEKVEEEWREFQEARDSENREEMEKEFGDWLFAIANLARHYKISSENALQRTNRKFRTRLSSMEKEAAKDERSLEDYELDSLEELWVQAKAKNKGAE; from the coding sequence ATGAATACCATTAAAGTACTCGGTCTTGGAGCGGCCGACATGGATCAGCTACCGCTCGGTGTATATCGAGAGCTGATCAGGACAGAAGCTCCTCTTTATGTTCGGACAAGTAAACACCCTGTCATTCAAGAGTTACAAAATGAAGGAGTGGCATGGGAGAGCTTTGATGAAATTTATGAAGCCCACCATCAATTTGGTGATGTATATATGGAAATTGTCAATCAGCTGGTCCGTGCCTCTCAAGAAGCGGATATCCTTTATGCCGTCCCTGGCCACCCGATGTTAGCAGAGCGGACGGTCCAATTGTTGATCGAACAAAGAGAGGCCGGTATGATAAAGCTCGATATCCAAGGTGGTCAAAGCTTTTTGGATGCTACCTTCACAGCTCTGGAAATTGATCCTGTCGAAGGGTTTCAGTTTATCGATGCGACAGATATGCGCCGTGAGCAGTTACAATATTTAAATCATACGATACTATGCCAGGTCTACGATTCGATGATTGCTTCTGAAGTGAAATTGACACTTCTTGAAGACCTTACTCCTGATTATCCTGTGACCATCGTCACAGCAGCAGGCAGTGATCAGGAAAAAATCATGACCATCCCTTTGGAAGAACTGGATCGGAATGTTGAAATAGACAACCTGACAAGTGTTTATATCCCTCCAGTAGAGAAAGATCAACTCAACCACCAATTCTTCCGATTAAGGGAAGTCATTCGGATATTAAGAAGCCCCGAAGGCTGTCCATGGGATCGGAAACAAACCAATGAATCCCTGAGGAAATATATGATTGAAGAAGCGTATGAGTTCATTGATGCGGTTAATCGCAGAGACGATGATCATATGGTTGAGGAATTGGGAGATGTTCTGCTTCAGGTAATGTTGCATAGTCAAATTGGGGAAGATGAAGGATATTTTACAGTCGATGACGTAATTATATCGATAACGGAGAAAATGATCCGTCGTCACCCGCACGTATTCGGAGAAACCAATGTGGAAAATGCCGATGAAGTCATTACCAACTGGGATGCTATCAAACAACAAGAAAAAGGTGGACAGCCTCTCTCTATCCTAAGTTCAGTGCCTGAAAGTTTTCCGGCACTCCTGCAAGCGGAGGAGCTGCAGAAGAAGGCAGCAAAAGTCGGATTTGATTGGAACACTGTCGACCCCGTCCTTGAAAAAGTAGAAGAAGAATGGCGGGAATTCCAAGAAGCACGTGATTCTGAAAACCGGGAAGAAATGGAGAAAGAGTTCGGTGATTGGTTATTTGCCATTGCTAATTTAGCACGGCACTATAAGATCAGTAGTGAAAATGCCCTTCAACGTACGAATAGAAAATTCAGGACTCGGCTATCTTCGATGGAAAAGGAAGCAGCTAAAGATGAACGGTCTTTGGAAGATTACGAGTTGGATTCTTTAGAAGAGTTGTGGGTTCAAGCGAAAGCAAAAAATAAAGGAGCGGAATAA
- a CDS encoding putative polysaccharide biosynthesis protein, translating to MTKSRNRSVLQGALILSFAGLLSKIISAGYRVPLQNLTGDLGFYIYQQVYPILGMALILSLYGFPAAISKLVSELEENRNPLSIPSFYFPVFFWLMGASGLIFLLGYTQAPGIAEIMGDEKLVPSIKASFFAFLMVPFVSLFRGVFQGKNHMAPTAVSQIVEQIFRVTIIITTSVLVARGQDAYSIGIGAAWGSISGAVGAALLLGSWLRKSRRVWTWDRWKGTTSYMKTIFFYGVFICLNYMLLLSLQLVDAFTLVPSLVKTEVGIDSARLLKGIFDRGQPLIQLGTVLASSIALALIPSVTRKRLNNDFERVESAILSAVKVTVMIAFGATAGLVFLFPLINEAFFQDSQGTGPLRMLMLVIVGSSISITMSSVLQGLDYVKQTALVVLGGLVVKTAGNLILIPSLGLYGSALASIMAVTFVLVGNVVILRQEISIRKWLSLPLVPIVFSTMGMVIGLQILSTFVQLFWFPDHRFTLLIYLLILTGVGAMIYLILLLRLGGFSNNEVEMLPFHEQFIKLLPKGMK from the coding sequence ATGACCAAATCTCGTAATCGTTCCGTACTCCAGGGAGCACTTATATTATCGTTTGCTGGTTTGCTCAGCAAAATCATAAGCGCAGGGTATCGCGTCCCGTTGCAGAATTTAACAGGGGATCTGGGATTTTATATTTACCAGCAAGTTTACCCGATTTTAGGCATGGCTTTAATTTTATCTTTGTATGGATTTCCTGCTGCTATTTCAAAACTGGTTTCTGAACTAGAGGAAAACAGAAATCCTCTGTCTATCCCTTCTTTTTATTTTCCGGTTTTCTTCTGGTTGATGGGAGCATCCGGGCTGATTTTCCTTTTAGGATATACACAAGCGCCGGGAATCGCTGAAATCATGGGAGATGAAAAACTGGTTCCTTCTATCAAAGCTTCCTTTTTTGCTTTTTTAATGGTGCCTTTCGTCTCTCTTTTTCGTGGTGTGTTTCAAGGGAAGAATCATATGGCCCCTACGGCTGTATCCCAAATTGTTGAACAAATCTTTCGTGTTACCATCATCATTACCACATCCGTTCTCGTTGCAAGAGGACAGGATGCTTATTCGATAGGCATCGGTGCTGCTTGGGGATCTATATCAGGTGCTGTCGGAGCGGCTTTATTATTAGGAAGCTGGCTAAGGAAAAGTCGACGGGTATGGACATGGGACCGTTGGAAAGGTACTACATCCTATATGAAAACAATCTTCTTCTATGGGGTGTTTATTTGCCTGAACTATATGTTATTGCTTTCTTTGCAGCTCGTGGACGCTTTCACATTGGTTCCAAGTCTTGTGAAAACAGAAGTGGGAATCGATTCAGCTCGTTTATTGAAAGGAATATTCGATCGCGGACAGCCTTTGATCCAGTTAGGTACGGTACTTGCTTCTTCCATCGCATTAGCTTTGATCCCTTCTGTCACAAGAAAACGATTGAACAACGACTTTGAGAGAGTGGAAAGTGCCATTTTAAGTGCTGTGAAGGTCACAGTCATGATTGCGTTTGGGGCTACAGCTGGTTTGGTTTTTCTATTTCCGTTGATAAATGAGGCCTTTTTTCAGGATTCACAGGGGACAGGTCCTTTGCGAATGTTGATGCTTGTCATTGTAGGCAGTTCAATTTCGATTACGATGTCATCTGTTCTGCAAGGGCTCGATTATGTAAAACAAACAGCTCTGGTAGTATTAGGTGGACTCGTAGTGAAAACAGCAGGGAACCTGATATTGATCCCTTCATTAGGGTTATATGGATCTGCGCTAGCTTCTATAATGGCTGTTACTTTTGTTTTGGTTGGAAATGTCGTAATCTTAAGACAAGAAATCTCTATACGAAAATGGTTATCCTTACCTTTGGTGCCGATTGTCTTTTCAACCATGGGGATGGTTATCGGGTTACAAATTCTAAGCACCTTTGTGCAATTATTTTGGTTCCCTGACCATCGCTTTACTTTATTGATTTATCTTTTAATCCTTACCGGTGTGGGAGCAATGATTTATTTGATCCTTTTGCTTCGTCTCGGGGGTTTTTCCAATAATGAAGTCGAAATGTTACCTTTTCATGAACAATTCATAAAACTATTGCCGAAAGGAATGAAGTAA
- the spoVT gene encoding stage V sporulation protein T: protein MKATGIVRRIDDLGRVVIPKEIRRTLRIREGDPLEIFVDREGEVILKKYSPISELGDFAKEYAEALSESLEVPVLICDRDEYIAVAGSAKKDYMNRSIGAKAEEVMDARSMSFEKHPDPVEFIRGQEEDVISYLIYPIIAQGDPIGCVVAFNKEGPPLDESTTKAVQTAASFLAKQME from the coding sequence ATGAAAGCAACTGGTATTGTTCGTCGTATTGATGATTTAGGTCGTGTGGTTATCCCGAAAGAAATTCGCCGTACGTTGAGGATACGAGAAGGAGATCCGCTGGAAATTTTCGTAGACCGTGAAGGTGAAGTGATTTTGAAAAAGTACTCACCAATAAGTGAATTGGGTGATTTTGCGAAAGAATATGCAGAAGCCCTTAGTGAATCTTTAGAAGTTCCTGTGTTGATTTGCGATAGAGATGAGTATATAGCAGTGGCCGGCAGTGCTAAGAAGGATTATATGAATCGATCCATTGGCGCAAAGGCTGAAGAGGTCATGGATGCTAGAAGCATGTCCTTCGAAAAGCACCCGGATCCAGTAGAGTTTATCCGAGGGCAAGAAGAAGATGTCATATCATACCTTATCTATCCTATTATCGCCCAGGGAGATCCTATAGGATGTGTCGTCGCGTTCAATAAAGAAGGTCCCCCGCTTGATGAAAGTACAACAAAAGCTGTGCAGACAGCAGCAAGCTTTTTAGCTAAACAAATGGAGTAA
- the mfd gene encoding transcription-repair coupling factor — MQGIKDYLYPQDDIHSVVEGFRSGMKEQMVAGLSGASRSVLLSLLQESLKRPVILVTHQLIQAQQLYEDMQELTDSDQVHLYPVNELIASEIAVASPELRSQRIDALSQWLNQESGILIAPVAALKRMMPPKAYWEHNQLPFRVGEEINLDTYLERFVSMGYERTEMVATPGEFSVRGGIMDVYPLTAEFPYRIELFDTEVDSIRTFDSETQRSHEKVEAVTIGPATELLLTAEDFTRAYHRLEEALGHSLKKLTKPEAKETLNQVIEHDLDRLKQQDRFQEMYKYIGYFYEEPVSLLDYLPGSGIMVLDEMSRIQETANRLDQEEAEWHQSLLEVNQTVRQLNISFDWQDAWAKMEHPRLYLSVFMRHIPNTQPQNVVNISSRQMQQFHGQMNLLKNEMDRWIKQDYSVIILAPDENRREKIQSVLEDYEMEAVIAKEEISLPLVKPTIITGNISSGFEWPMHKLAVLTENELFKKRTAKPKRKQKLTNAERIKNYQELKVGDYIVHASHGIGKYLGIETLKMGGNHKDFLMVQYSGNDKLYVPIDQIDLIQKYVGSEGKEPKVYKLGGSEWKKVKSRVQSSVEDIADDLIQLYAEREASRGHAFTEDGEMQRDFEVAFPYEETEDQVRCIEEIKTDMERIQPMDRLLCGDVGYGKTEVAIRAAFKAIVEGKQVALLVPTTILAQQHYETLQERFQGFGINIGLMSRFRTKKQQKETTDRLRKGLVDVVVGTHRILSKDVQFKDLGLLIVDEEQRFGVKHKEKIKQLKHNVDVLTLTATPIPRTLHMSMLGVRDLSVIETPPANRFPIQTYVLEYNPIFLREAVEREMARDGQVFFLFNRVENIERMSQEISALVPEARVAFAHGQMNETELENVMFSFLEGEFDVLVSTTIIETGVDIPNVNTLIVYDADRMGLSQLYQLRGRVGRSNRVAYAYFTYQKDKVLTEVAEKRLQAIKEFTELGSGFKIAMRDLSIRGAGNLLGAQQHGYIDSVGFDMYSQMLKDAIEAKRQGKEPEAIQPFQPELDMMVDAYIPDDYIADEKQKIDMYKQFQAIESLEDIHDLRDELIDRFGEYPEEVENLFRVSSIRLHAKRSRIESVTEKKKKIEMLMESEQSQQIDGSKLFEFANQYGRMVQLGTEDSQLKATITWDRKSEWKRYEIVEEFISKLPEMMRETTTA, encoded by the coding sequence ATGCAAGGTATTAAGGATTATCTATATCCACAGGATGATATTCATTCTGTTGTCGAAGGTTTCCGGTCAGGGATGAAAGAACAGATGGTTGCCGGTTTATCGGGAGCATCAAGAAGTGTACTTCTATCATTGCTGCAAGAGTCTTTGAAAAGACCAGTGATTTTAGTCACTCATCAACTGATCCAAGCCCAACAATTGTATGAAGATATGCAAGAATTGACCGACAGTGATCAAGTTCACCTTTATCCAGTCAACGAGCTGATTGCCTCGGAAATCGCGGTTGCTAGTCCGGAGCTTAGAAGTCAACGGATCGACGCACTTAGTCAATGGTTGAATCAAGAATCGGGAATATTAATCGCACCTGTGGCTGCCCTGAAACGGATGATGCCACCGAAAGCATACTGGGAGCATAATCAGCTCCCTTTTCGTGTTGGAGAAGAAATCAATTTGGATACTTATCTGGAACGGTTTGTAAGTATGGGGTATGAAAGGACGGAAATGGTAGCTACACCAGGGGAATTTTCCGTGCGTGGAGGAATCATGGATGTCTATCCACTTACCGCTGAATTCCCTTACCGTATTGAATTGTTTGATACAGAAGTAGATTCGATCCGCACATTCGATTCAGAAACACAGCGCTCCCATGAAAAGGTGGAGGCAGTTACCATCGGTCCTGCTACAGAGTTGCTTTTAACAGCGGAAGATTTCACACGTGCGTATCACAGGCTGGAAGAGGCCCTCGGTCATTCCCTGAAAAAGTTGACAAAGCCAGAAGCAAAGGAAACGTTGAACCAAGTAATTGAGCATGATTTGGATCGGTTGAAGCAACAGGACCGGTTCCAGGAAATGTATAAATATATCGGGTATTTCTATGAAGAACCTGTGAGTTTACTAGATTATTTACCTGGAAGCGGTATCATGGTGCTGGATGAGATGAGCCGGATTCAGGAAACAGCCAACCGTTTAGATCAAGAAGAGGCAGAGTGGCATCAAAGCTTACTGGAAGTCAATCAAACAGTACGTCAGCTCAATATATCTTTTGATTGGCAGGACGCCTGGGCAAAAATGGAGCATCCTCGTTTATATCTGTCTGTGTTCATGCGTCATATTCCCAATACTCAGCCTCAGAATGTCGTCAATATATCAAGTCGTCAAATGCAGCAATTCCACGGCCAGATGAACTTATTGAAAAATGAAATGGACCGCTGGATAAAGCAGGATTATTCAGTCATCATACTTGCGCCTGATGAAAACAGAAGGGAAAAGATACAGAGCGTTCTTGAGGATTATGAGATGGAAGCAGTTATCGCTAAAGAAGAAATTAGTCTTCCTTTAGTCAAACCTACGATTATCACAGGGAATATCAGCAGCGGCTTTGAATGGCCGATGCATAAGCTTGCTGTACTTACTGAAAACGAATTGTTCAAGAAACGGACTGCCAAACCGAAACGGAAGCAAAAACTTACGAATGCAGAGCGGATCAAGAACTATCAAGAATTGAAAGTCGGCGATTATATCGTTCATGCGAGCCATGGCATCGGTAAATATCTAGGGATTGAAACCTTGAAGATGGGCGGCAACCATAAAGACTTTCTTATGGTCCAATACTCAGGTAACGATAAGCTTTATGTGCCGATCGATCAAATTGATCTGATTCAAAAATATGTAGGATCAGAAGGTAAGGAACCGAAAGTATATAAACTTGGCGGAAGCGAATGGAAAAAAGTGAAAAGCCGAGTCCAATCTTCGGTAGAGGATATTGCGGACGACTTAATCCAGCTTTATGCGGAGCGGGAAGCTTCTAGAGGGCATGCTTTCACGGAGGATGGAGAGATGCAGCGAGATTTTGAAGTGGCTTTCCCATACGAAGAAACAGAAGACCAAGTCCGCTGTATTGAAGAAATCAAAACCGATATGGAACGTATCCAGCCCATGGATCGATTGCTCTGTGGTGATGTAGGTTATGGTAAAACGGAGGTTGCGATTCGAGCAGCCTTTAAAGCCATTGTGGAAGGTAAACAAGTAGCCTTGCTGGTGCCGACGACCATTCTTGCTCAACAACACTATGAAACCCTGCAGGAGCGCTTCCAGGGCTTCGGTATTAATATAGGCTTGATGAGCCGTTTCAGGACGAAGAAACAGCAAAAAGAGACGACTGATCGTTTGCGGAAAGGTTTGGTGGATGTCGTAGTCGGCACACACCGTATTCTTTCCAAGGATGTCCAGTTCAAGGACTTAGGTTTATTGATCGTGGATGAAGAGCAGCGCTTTGGGGTGAAACACAAAGAAAAAATCAAACAATTGAAGCATAATGTCGATGTACTGACATTGACTGCCACACCGATTCCCCGGACTTTGCATATGTCGATGCTTGGGGTAAGGGATTTGTCAGTGATAGAAACACCGCCTGCTAACCGTTTCCCGATTCAGACCTATGTGTTGGAGTACAACCCGATTTTTCTCAGAGAAGCAGTGGAAAGAGAGATGGCTCGAGACGGACAGGTGTTCTTTTTGTTCAACCGTGTAGAGAATATTGAACGGATGTCCCAAGAGATATCTGCTTTAGTGCCTGAAGCCCGAGTGGCCTTTGCTCATGGCCAAATGAACGAAACCGAACTGGAAAATGTCATGTTCTCCTTCCTGGAAGGGGAGTTTGATGTCCTTGTCAGTACGACCATCATAGAAACAGGCGTTGATATCCCGAATGTGAATACGCTTATCGTTTATGATGCGGATCGTATGGGCCTTAGCCAGTTGTACCAGTTGCGAGGTAGAGTAGGGCGCTCTAATCGGGTTGCATATGCTTACTTCACATATCAAAAGGATAAAGTATTAACGGAAGTAGCGGAAAAAAGACTCCAGGCAATCAAGGAATTTACTGAGCTTGGTTCTGGATTTAAAATTGCCATGCGTGACTTATCTATTCGTGGAGCCGGAAATCTACTAGGGGCCCAGCAACACGGGTATATCGATTCTGTAGGGTTCGACATGTACTCGCAAATGTTGAAAGATGCTATAGAAGCGAAACGTCAAGGCAAGGAACCTGAAGCGATCCAGCCTTTCCAGCCTGAACTGGACATGATGGTGGATGCTTATATTCCAGATGACTATATTGCTGATGAAAAACAGAAAATAGATATGTATAAGCAGTTTCAAGCGATTGAATCTCTGGAGGATATCCACGACCTTAGAGATGAATTAATCGATCGTTTCGGGGAATATCCAGAAGAAGTAGAAAATTTGTTCCGTGTTTCATCTATACGTTTACATGCAAAGAGGTCCCGTATCGAATCTGTCACAGAGAAGAAAAAGAAAATCGAAATGTTGATGGAATCCGAACAAAGTCAGCAAATCGATGGATCCAAACTGTTTGAATTCGCCAATCAATACGGAAGGATGGTTCAACTCGGGACAGAAGACAGCCAGTTGAAAGCAACGATCACCTGGGACCGCAAAAGTGAATGGAAACGCTACGAAATCGTGGAGGAATTTATCAGTAAGCTCCCTGAAATGATGAGAGAAACTACTACAGCTTAA
- a CDS encoding anti-sigma-F factor Fin family protein yields the protein MKIRYFCRHCQNQVGELDAKKVDVSQLGFDLLNDEDQQQMVHMTTSGNMDIRTICDSCKESLDEHPHYHELDFFIH from the coding sequence ATGAAAATTCGTTATTTCTGCCGTCATTGTCAAAACCAAGTCGGTGAATTAGACGCTAAGAAAGTGGATGTATCACAGTTGGGATTCGACCTTTTAAATGATGAAGACCAACAGCAAATGGTCCATATGACAACAAGTGGTAACATGGACATAAGGACGATTTGCGATTCGTGCAAAGAATCTCTGGATGAGCATCCACATTATCATGAGTTAGATTTTTTTATTCATTAA
- the pth gene encoding aminoacyl-tRNA hydrolase, whose translation MKCIVGLGNPGKKYEQTRHNVGFMVIDELAAKNGWSLNQKKFSGMYTMERVNGEKVILLKPQTYMNLSGESLRPLMDYFDIELEDVLVIYDDLDLPPGKIRLRKKGGHGGHNGIRSIIAQLGTKEFKRLRIGVGRPEGSKSVIDHVLGSFTSEEKDAVRESIQQATNACGAWTTYSFNEVMNDYNVK comes from the coding sequence ATGAAGTGTATTGTTGGTCTTGGTAATCCAGGGAAAAAATATGAACAGACCCGGCATAATGTCGGTTTCATGGTGATTGATGAACTAGCTGCTAAAAATGGCTGGTCATTGAACCAGAAGAAGTTCAGTGGGATGTACACGATGGAGCGGGTGAACGGTGAAAAGGTCATATTATTGAAACCGCAAACTTACATGAACTTATCTGGTGAATCATTGCGTCCATTAATGGATTATTTCGATATTGAACTGGAAGATGTACTGGTCATCTATGATGATCTTGATTTGCCGCCGGGAAAGATCCGTTTACGGAAAAAAGGCGGTCACGGCGGCCATAACGGCATAAGGAGTATCATTGCGCAATTAGGTACGAAAGAATTCAAACGGCTCCGCATAGGCGTGGGGCGTCCTGAAGGATCGAAATCCGTTATTGACCATGTATTAGGCAGCTTTACTTCAGAAGAAAAAGATGCTGTTCGAGAAAGTATTCAACAAGCGACAAATGCTTGTGGAGCCTGGACAACGTACTCATTCAACGAGGTCATGAATGACTACAACGTAAAGTGA
- a CDS encoding 50S ribosomal protein L25/general stress protein Ctc: MAINLKANQRQNLKQSVTRDLRLEGEVPSVVYGKNKEPMTVAVNSIELLKTVRDEGKNAIISLNIEGKDTVDVMLHEYQVDPLKDELIHADFYIVDMSEEMDVEVPVHLEGEAAGSKEGGVVQQPLYEVAVRAKPADIPEEIVVDISELNIGDSVMVSDLKEARKYEITEDDNTTIVSVTPPEEMPEEPDTDNADAEPEVINEKSDDEEEDSEEKSDK; encoded by the coding sequence TTGGCTATTAATTTGAAAGCAAATCAAAGGCAAAATCTCAAACAATCCGTTACGCGTGATTTACGCTTAGAGGGCGAAGTCCCGAGTGTCGTGTACGGGAAGAATAAAGAACCGATGACGGTTGCTGTTAACAGCATAGAGCTACTTAAAACTGTTCGTGATGAAGGGAAGAACGCAATCATCTCCCTAAATATCGAAGGAAAAGATACAGTAGATGTTATGCTTCATGAATATCAAGTCGATCCTTTGAAGGATGAATTGATTCATGCAGACTTCTATATCGTTGACATGTCAGAAGAGATGGACGTTGAAGTCCCTGTACATCTTGAAGGAGAAGCCGCTGGCTCTAAAGAAGGCGGTGTCGTACAACAACCTCTTTATGAAGTGGCTGTCCGTGCGAAACCTGCAGACATTCCAGAGGAAATCGTTGTCGACATCTCTGAACTGAATATCGGTGACAGTGTAATGGTTAGTGACTTGAAAGAGGCACGTAAGTATGAAATCACTGAAGATGACAATACGACAATCGTTTCCGTCACTCCTCCGGAAGAAATGCCGGAAGAGCCAGACACAGATAATGCAGATGCAGAGCCTGAAGTCATCAATGAAAAATCAGACGATGAGGAAGAGGACTCTGAAGAGAAATCTGATAAGTAA
- a CDS encoding ribose-phosphate diphosphokinase, whose product MATGYKDSKLKVFSLNSNPELAKEIADNIGVDLGECTVTSFSDGEIQINIEESIRGCDVYVVQSTCEPVNQHIMELLIMIDALKRASARTINIVMPYYGYARQDRKARAREPITAKLVADLLETAGASRVLMLDLHAPQIQGFFNLPIDHLVGVPILSDYFEEKNFEDVVIVSPDHGGVTRARKMADRLKAPIAIIDKRRPRPNVSEVMNIVGNIEGKTAILIDDIIDTAGTITLAANALVENGAKDVYACCTHPVLSGPAIERIDNSKIKELVVTNTIPLGEEKTSDKITELSVAGLISEAIIRVHERQSISILFD is encoded by the coding sequence ATGGCAACTGGCTATAAGGATTCAAAACTGAAAGTATTCTCACTGAACTCAAACCCTGAACTGGCGAAAGAAATAGCTGATAACATCGGAGTAGACCTTGGTGAATGTACAGTCACGAGCTTTAGTGACGGTGAGATTCAAATTAATATCGAAGAAAGTATCCGTGGCTGCGATGTTTATGTCGTCCAATCTACTTGTGAGCCAGTCAATCAGCATATCATGGAATTATTGATTATGATTGACGCTTTGAAGCGGGCTTCTGCGAGAACGATCAATATCGTCATGCCTTATTATGGCTATGCCAGACAAGACCGTAAAGCGCGCGCTCGCGAACCCATTACGGCTAAGCTTGTGGCGGACCTGCTGGAGACAGCTGGAGCTTCCCGTGTCCTTATGCTGGACCTTCACGCCCCGCAGATACAAGGCTTTTTCAACTTGCCTATCGACCACCTGGTCGGAGTTCCGATCCTTTCTGATTACTTCGAAGAAAAGAACTTTGAGGATGTGGTCATCGTTTCTCCGGACCATGGCGGTGTAACACGTGCGCGTAAGATGGCTGACCGCTTGAAAGCACCGATTGCCATAATCGATAAACGTCGCCCGCGTCCGAACGTCTCTGAAGTGATGAATATCGTTGGTAACATCGAAGGCAAGACAGCTATTCTAATTGATGATATTATTGATACAGCAGGAACGATTACTCTTGCAGCCAACGCCTTAGTTGAAAATGGAGCCAAGGATGTGTACGCTTGTTGTACACACCCGGTCCTTTCTGGTCCAGCCATTGAGCGGATCGATAATTCTAAGATTAAAGAATTAGTCGTTACTAATACAATTCCTCTTGGAGAAGAGAAAACAAGTGATAAAATCACTGAACTATCCGTTGCCGGTTTAATTAGTGAAGCCATCATCCGCGTTCATGAACGTCAATCCATTAGTATTTTGTTCGACTAA